From a single Ignavibacteria bacterium genomic region:
- the rpmB gene encoding 50S ribosomal protein L28: MSRTCQVTGIKPKYGSSISHAHNHTKRRFLPNLQKKRIWVQELNRFVTVKLTAKAIKTIAKNGTAVIAQLVREKKIAVR; this comes from the coding sequence ATGTCAAGAACATGCCAGGTTACCGGAATAAAACCAAAGTACGGCAGCAGCATTTCGCACGCTCACAATCACACCAAAAGAAGATTCCTTCCAAATCTCCAGAAAAAGAGAATTTGGGTTCAGGAACTTAACAGGTTTGTTACAGTGAAGCTCACCGCTAAAGCAATCAAAACCATTGCAAAAAATGGTACTGCTGTTATCGCACAGCTTGTCAGAGAGAAAAAAATCGCTGTAAGATAA